One Spirochaetota bacterium genomic region harbors:
- the pssA gene encoding CDP-diacylglycerol--serine O-phosphatidyltransferase, producing MNLAWMPNSLTMGNLLCGFTSVIFASAGTPQGFMVAGLLIMGAALLDGLDGPIARALKVDSTIGAELDSLADCVTFGVAPGYLAYQAYLSGMIVPVFGKSVDMGIFLASIFPICAAYRLARFNVTHVSNSFSGLPSPVAGIVIALVPVCFHGDEIPRIGFAVFFVIIALLMVSTFRYQKPQASLLKSYHRVKLLLFFVIIVLLIVFLKQWAVFVVISIYILSGILSFVIQLIQDHKY from the coding sequence ATGAATCTGGCGTGGATGCCCAACTCCCTGACAATGGGGAACCTTCTCTGCGGTTTTACATCGGTTATTTTTGCAAGCGCGGGTACGCCGCAGGGTTTCATGGTTGCGGGCCTTTTAATCATGGGAGCGGCCCTGCTTGATGGTCTTGACGGGCCGATTGCGCGCGCCCTCAAGGTCGACAGCACCATCGGTGCCGAGCTCGATTCCCTTGCGGACTGCGTTACTTTCGGGGTCGCGCCCGGTTACCTTGCCTATCAGGCCTACCTTTCGGGCATGATCGTACCCGTTTTCGGAAAATCTGTTGATATGGGCATTTTCCTTGCCTCGATATTCCCGATTTGCGCGGCCTACCGGCTTGCGCGGTTTAACGTAACCCATGTATCCAATTCGTTCAGCGGTCTGCCATCGCCGGTGGCGGGGATCGTTATAGCGCTGGTTCCCGTCTGTTTCCATGGGGACGAAATCCCCCGGATCGGTTTTGCCGTCTTTTTCGTGATCATCGCCCTTTTAATGGTTTCGACCTTCAGATACCAGAAGCCGCAGGCCTCGCTGCTTAAGAGCTACCACAGGGTCAAATTGCTGCTCTTTTTCGTAATTATTGTCCTGCTGATAGTTTTTCTAAAACAGTGGGCGGTGTTTGTCGTGATCTCTATTTATATTCTTTCCGGGATTTTAAGTTTTGTAATCCAGCTTATTCAGGACCATAAATACTGA
- a CDS encoding HAD family phosphatase produces MSAFRSILFDMDGVIVDSMRQHAECWIRVFREHGLTLSTEDIYLREGMSGIGSIIDIFRSKGQAIPSPDEMKSLQERKLELFERHPVHVYPEVNGILEFLSMKGVVLGLVTGSLRRSVNYVLPGSIQERFASIVTVDDIQNGKPHPEPYLKALEEVGFRPEEVLVIENAPLGIASAKSAGLRCFALTTTLDAERLANADRVFSSHKELDSCFKDEF; encoded by the coding sequence ATGAGCGCGTTCAGGTCCATCCTCTTCGATATGGACGGCGTGATCGTCGATTCCATGCGGCAGCACGCGGAATGCTGGATTCGGGTTTTCAGGGAACACGGGCTGACGCTCTCTACAGAGGATATTTATCTTAGGGAGGGCATGTCGGGAATCGGTTCGATAATAGACATATTCCGCTCGAAGGGCCAGGCGATCCCGTCTCCCGATGAAATGAAAAGCCTGCAGGAGAGGAAGCTCGAATTGTTCGAACGGCATCCGGTACATGTGTATCCGGAAGTGAACGGGATCCTCGAATTTCTATCAATGAAGGGGGTCGTCCTGGGCCTTGTGACGGGCTCGCTTCGAAGATCGGTCAACTATGTCCTGCCCGGGAGCATTCAGGAGCGCTTTGCAAGCATTGTAACCGTTGATGACATACAAAACGGAAAACCGCATCCGGAGCCCTATCTTAAAGCGCTCGAAGAAGTGGGTTTTCGACCCGAAGAAGTTCTCGTAATTGAAAACGCGCCGCTCGGTATCGCCTCCGCAAAATCGGCCGGACTCCGTTGTTTCGCCCTGACGACCACACTTGACGCGGAAAGGCTCGCGAATGCGGACCGCGTCTTCTCATCCCATAAGGAGCTCGACTCATGTTTTAAGGACGAGTTTTGA